One part of the Magallana gigas chromosome 5, xbMagGiga1.1, whole genome shotgun sequence genome encodes these proteins:
- the LOC105317292 gene encoding hepatic lectin, with protein sequence MKSHRKKFVFAFLCLWLHAKGIFSRNSFLWHEVQEWRDKVALNDYLWKMDAASRVVCSFHCLLDKTCESFFYHSSTKLCEGHPSVYLYLSDASNQVSPHTQYYKIACEGGPSYRYDRVINTCYSVKEIRRSWYAAQLHCQSEKAWLLDLSDYQVASHLMNNFNNYHDPFLIYYWFWLGLTDLQSEGNYVWSHSSKALNGSGYWLPGEPDNANMNQHCVYMRHQDGRFQWGDIECTTDFIEFICQSIVV encoded by the exons ATGAAATCGCACCGAAAGAAATTTGTCTTTGCGTTTCTCTGCCTATGGCTACATGCTAAAG GCATTTTTAGTAGGAATTCCTTTTTGTGGCATGAAGTACAGGAATGGAGGGACAAAGTTGCTCTGAATGACTATCTCTGGAAAATGGATGCAGCAAGTAGGGTTGTCTGCTCGTTTCATTGCCTACTAGACAAGACCTGCGAGTCTTTCTTCTATCATAGCTCAACGAAACTCTGTGAAGGACATCCCTCTGTGTACCTCTATCTGTCAGACGCCAGTAATCAAGTGTCACCCCATACACAGTATTATAAAA TTGCCTGTGAGGGTGGACCGTCTTATAGATACGACCGAGTCATCAATACCTGTTACAGCGTGAAGGAGATCAGAAGGTCATGGTACGCTGCACAGTTGCACTGCCAATCAGAGAAGGCCTGGCTTCTGGATTTGAGTGACTATCAAGTAGCGTCACATCTAATGAACAACTTCAATAACTACCATGACCCTT TTCTGATCTACTACTGGTTCTGGTTGGGATTGACTGATCTTCAGTCGGAAGGAAACTATGTTTGGAGCCATTCCTCCAAAGCATTGAATGGGTCCGGGTACTGGTTGCCAGGAGAACCAGACAACGCAAATATGAACCAGCACTGCGTGTACATGAGACACCAAGATGGACGATTTCAGTGGGGTGATATAGAATGTACCACAGACTTCATAGAGTTCATATGTCAGTCCATTGTTGTTTGA